A section of the Paralichthys olivaceus isolate ysfri-2021 chromosome 14, ASM2471397v2, whole genome shotgun sequence genome encodes:
- the spast gene encoding spastin isoform X1 codes for MSAKINASKSKDCGEVIKNYHKQAFENISKALRIDEDDTGEKEEAVQWYKKGIAELEKGIAVEITLQAGDQYDRAKRLQDKMVNNLTMANDRLALLEATLASKCRYEPKKPSNHVLQQPKPVPKSQPGVSANTRPSSAVRPPSRSTDAKVTPRVGRAQNGKPTAVKQPPKRDLKNFKNVDSKLANLILNEIVDSGASVSFEDIAGQDLAKQALQEIVILPALRPELFTGLRSPARGLLVFGPPGNGKTMLAKAVAAESNATFFNISAASLTSKYVGEGEKLVRALFAVARELQPSVIFIDEVDSLLCERREGEHDASRRLKTEFLVEFDGVQSGGDDRVLVMGATNRPQELDEAVLRRFAKRIYVALPDEQTRFTLLKNLLGKHGNPLSKNELSCLAKKTAGYSGSDLTSLAKDAALGPIRELGPDQVRSMAANEMRNIKMRDFEDSLKRIKPSVSPTTLNMYTEWNKDFGDTTAF; via the exons ATGTCGGCCAAAATAAACGCAAGTAAGAGCAAAGACTGCGGGGAAGTAATAAAAAACTACCACAAGCAGGCGTTTGAGAACATATCGAAGGCTCTAAGGATCGATGAGGATGATACAG GTGAAAAGGAGGAGGCTGTGCAGTGGTACAAGAAAGGTATAGCCGAGCTAGAAAAGGGGATCGCTGTGGAGATCACGCTACAAG CAGGAGATCAGTATGACCGAGCAAAGAGACTACAAGATAAAATGGTCAACAATCTCACCATGGCAAATGACAGGCTTGCTCTGTTAG AGGCAACACTGGCGTCTAAATGTAGATATGAACCCAAGAAGCCCTCGAATCATGTTCTTCAACAGCCAAAGCCTGTTCCTAAAAGCCAGCCTGGAGTGTCCGCTAACACCAGGCCCTCCAGTGCTGTCAGACCCCCGTCTAGATCCACTGATGCAAAG GTGACCCCAAGGGTGGGAAGAGCTCAAAATGGAAAACCCACAGCCGTGAAACAGCCGCCAAAGAGGGATTTGAAAAACTTCAAGAATGTGGACAGCAAACTGGCCAACTTGATTCTAAATGAAATTGTAGACAG CGGAGCGTCTGTATCATTTGAAGACATCGCGGGACAGGATCTTGCCAAGCAAGCACTCCAAGAGATTGTCATCCTCCCTGCCTTAAGACCAGAG CTCTTTACTGGCCTGAGATCTCCAGCACGTGGTTTGCTTGTATTTGGTCCACCTGGAAATGGGAAAACCATGTTG GCCAAAGCAGTCGCCGCTGAGTCAAATGCCACATTCTTCAACATCAGCGCCGCCAGTTTGACCTCTAAATAT GTGGGAGAAGGCGAGAAGCTTGTTCGAGCACTTTTTGCAGTTGCCAGAGAATTACAGCCCTCTGTCATCTTTATTG ATGAAGTGGACAGTTTGCTTTGTGAACGGCGGGAGGGAGAACACGATGCCTCTCGCCGATTAAAAACTGAGTTCCTCGTTGAGTTTGATGGG GTGCAGTCAGGAGGGGATGATAGGGTACTTGTAATGGGAGCAACCAACAGGCCTCAGGAGCTTGATGAAGCAGTGCTAAG GCGATTTGCAAAGAGGATTTATGTGGCACTGCCAGATGAACAG ACAAGGTTCACGCTGCTGAAGAACCTTCTGGGAAAGCATGGGAATCCTCTGAGCAAAAATGAGCTGTCCTGTCTTGCAAA AAAAACTGCAGGATATTCAGGCAGTGATCTGACGTCATTAGCCAAAGATGCTGCTCTGGGGCCAATTAGAG AGTTGGGACCAGACCAAGTCCGATCTATGGCTGCAAATGAG ATGCGAAACATCAAGATGAGAGATTTTGAGGATTCCCTGAAGCGCATCAAACCCAGTGTTAGCCCAACCACTCTTAACATGTATACTGAATGGAACAAAGATTTTGGTGACACAACAGCTTTTTGA
- the spast gene encoding spastin isoform X2: protein MSAKINASKSKDCGEVIKNYHKQAFENISKALRIDEDDTGEKEEAVQWYKKGIAELEKGIAVEITLQGDQYDRAKRLQDKMVNNLTMANDRLALLEATLASKCRYEPKKPSNHVLQQPKPVPKSQPGVSANTRPSSAVRPPSRSTDAKVTPRVGRAQNGKPTAVKQPPKRDLKNFKNVDSKLANLILNEIVDSGASVSFEDIAGQDLAKQALQEIVILPALRPELFTGLRSPARGLLVFGPPGNGKTMLAKAVAAESNATFFNISAASLTSKYVGEGEKLVRALFAVARELQPSVIFIDEVDSLLCERREGEHDASRRLKTEFLVEFDGVQSGGDDRVLVMGATNRPQELDEAVLRRFAKRIYVALPDEQTRFTLLKNLLGKHGNPLSKNELSCLAKKTAGYSGSDLTSLAKDAALGPIRELGPDQVRSMAANEMRNIKMRDFEDSLKRIKPSVSPTTLNMYTEWNKDFGDTTAF from the exons ATGTCGGCCAAAATAAACGCAAGTAAGAGCAAAGACTGCGGGGAAGTAATAAAAAACTACCACAAGCAGGCGTTTGAGAACATATCGAAGGCTCTAAGGATCGATGAGGATGATACAG GTGAAAAGGAGGAGGCTGTGCAGTGGTACAAGAAAGGTATAGCCGAGCTAGAAAAGGGGATCGCTGTGGAGATCACGCTACAAG GAGATCAGTATGACCGAGCAAAGAGACTACAAGATAAAATGGTCAACAATCTCACCATGGCAAATGACAGGCTTGCTCTGTTAG AGGCAACACTGGCGTCTAAATGTAGATATGAACCCAAGAAGCCCTCGAATCATGTTCTTCAACAGCCAAAGCCTGTTCCTAAAAGCCAGCCTGGAGTGTCCGCTAACACCAGGCCCTCCAGTGCTGTCAGACCCCCGTCTAGATCCACTGATGCAAAG GTGACCCCAAGGGTGGGAAGAGCTCAAAATGGAAAACCCACAGCCGTGAAACAGCCGCCAAAGAGGGATTTGAAAAACTTCAAGAATGTGGACAGCAAACTGGCCAACTTGATTCTAAATGAAATTGTAGACAG CGGAGCGTCTGTATCATTTGAAGACATCGCGGGACAGGATCTTGCCAAGCAAGCACTCCAAGAGATTGTCATCCTCCCTGCCTTAAGACCAGAG CTCTTTACTGGCCTGAGATCTCCAGCACGTGGTTTGCTTGTATTTGGTCCACCTGGAAATGGGAAAACCATGTTG GCCAAAGCAGTCGCCGCTGAGTCAAATGCCACATTCTTCAACATCAGCGCCGCCAGTTTGACCTCTAAATAT GTGGGAGAAGGCGAGAAGCTTGTTCGAGCACTTTTTGCAGTTGCCAGAGAATTACAGCCCTCTGTCATCTTTATTG ATGAAGTGGACAGTTTGCTTTGTGAACGGCGGGAGGGAGAACACGATGCCTCTCGCCGATTAAAAACTGAGTTCCTCGTTGAGTTTGATGGG GTGCAGTCAGGAGGGGATGATAGGGTACTTGTAATGGGAGCAACCAACAGGCCTCAGGAGCTTGATGAAGCAGTGCTAAG GCGATTTGCAAAGAGGATTTATGTGGCACTGCCAGATGAACAG ACAAGGTTCACGCTGCTGAAGAACCTTCTGGGAAAGCATGGGAATCCTCTGAGCAAAAATGAGCTGTCCTGTCTTGCAAA AAAAACTGCAGGATATTCAGGCAGTGATCTGACGTCATTAGCCAAAGATGCTGCTCTGGGGCCAATTAGAG AGTTGGGACCAGACCAAGTCCGATCTATGGCTGCAAATGAG ATGCGAAACATCAAGATGAGAGATTTTGAGGATTCCCTGAAGCGCATCAAACCCAGTGTTAGCCCAACCACTCTTAACATGTATACTGAATGGAACAAAGATTTTGGTGACACAACAGCTTTTTGA